The DNA segment CAGCAAAATAATTTAATCAAAAAAAGATTGTTAAAAGTGTAGAAGTTCTACACTTTTTTTTATTTTTGTTGAATTGTAAATAAAAAAGAATGAAAAGATTACTATTGTTTGCTATGATGTGTGTATGCATGTCATTTGTTTTCGGTCAGAAGAAAGGAGATAAAGTGGTAAAAGTAACATCGTCTGAGATCAGATGGTGGGGATATAAAGTGGTGAAAACGGTTCCTACAACACATTCGGGGACTGTTAAGCTGAAAAGCGGAAAGTTTACTTTTGACAAAACCGTTCTTATCGATGGAGAATTCGTGGTTGATATGAAATCGATTATGGCAGGTGATGTTTCAAGCCAGGATGAAGATATGGTAAAACTAACGAATGATCTTAAAAGTTCAAATTTCTTTGATGTTAAAAAATTTCCGTTAGCGAAATTCCACTTAACGAAGATTATTCCATTGGCAAACAGCGAATTCAACTCTACGGTTTACGGAGATGTTACGATAAAAGGCGTTAGAAAAACCATCACTTTCCCTGCAAATGTTTACATTACACAGTTCACTGTGGTGATAGAATCTGCAAAATTTTCATTAAACAGAAGAGATTTTAAAGTATTCTACCAATCTTCCCTTAAAGATTATTTCATTAAAAACGAAATGGATATTCAGTTTAAGATTTCTACTGAGAAATTAGATAATGAAAACAGAACTCCTGTAAA comes from the Chryseobacterium nepalense genome and includes:
- a CDS encoding YceI family protein, which codes for MKRLLLFAMMCVCMSFVFGQKKGDKVVKVTSSEIRWWGYKVVKTVPTTHSGTVKLKSGKFTFDKTVLIDGEFVVDMKSIMAGDVSSQDEDMVKLTNDLKSSNFFDVKKFPLAKFHLTKIIPLANSEFNSTVYGDVTIKGVRKTITFPANVYITQFTVVIESAKFSLNRRDFKVFYQSSLKDYFIKNEMDIQFKISTEKLDNENRTPVKKKK